The Acipenser ruthenus chromosome 25, fAciRut3.2 maternal haplotype, whole genome shotgun sequence genome has a window encoding:
- the LOC131701615 gene encoding uncharacterized protein LOC131701615: protein MKPSRGLDTSYKHPERSKRGYSLTAGTGATSGCGKTTPMCRSGQRMLPPCLLVAGLLLGFGRAALSWTGENPLLQPGNATPNLDSFHTPRPSEDDDGGETASAGPALKPEDPGLTCYEDRMTLKLPGTGVKALRVRVKNHLLPVASLAGFCKYSVTFSGGYSLFTTSFKGCNVKIQEINGISSFVLTVFFPRAGGAGLVMRCPQSTPKPLPNAACGVTTVTFELPEGPLEEVTISDRSGLEMLIKDAPDECAFYLMKGDGRNVLTISYYAKDEGCPLQTQNNTLVFHVTYKDAEGRPGSIEQRCLPFEPPAVCGPSSMSTDLPEGPLDQVFILDGKNSLVAVKANGSCGYGLVQGIGKNYFMAPYDACDVLKQNIEGHVHYSLSVSFSDVNEVTRLRHMKCRVLAKREILPPPSLPPLPAGVSVSCSEGCMTVLLPAGPLDLVKVKDDSNNLVGVQSAPSACGYTLEEKAGKTVLTVSYTACHVKTLNNLYVLTVLFTPYSSDQREVTVSSCPVPPNPIPQEGCLIPAEQQLPCGPSKLSPALCRARGCCMNPKTRRCFYPLESKHPIPLLQ from the exons ATGAAGCCCTCGCGCGGTCTCGACACCTCTTATAAACACCCAGAGCGCAGTAAGCGAGGATACAGCCTGACTGCAGGGACTGGAGCGACAAGTGGCTGCGGGAAAACAACACCAATGTGTCGGAGCGGGCAGAGGATGCTGCCGCCTTGCTTACTTGTGGCGGGCTTGCTGCTTGGATTCGGCCGGGCCGCCTTGTCTTGGACCGGGGAGAACCCGCTGCTGCAGCCCGGGAATGCGACTCCCAACCTCG ACTCCTTCCACACTCCTCGCCCAAGCGAGGACGATGACGGCGGCGAGACAGCCTCCGCCGGCCCGGCCCTTAAACCGGAGGATCCCGGATTAACCTGCTACGAGGATAGAATGACACTCAAGTTACCCGGCACTGGCGTGAAGGCGCTCCGTGTGCGAG TGAAGAATCACCTCCTTCCAGTGGCGAGCCTGGCCGGGTTTTGCAAGTACAGCGTGACGTTTAGTGGGGGCTACAGCTTGTTCACTACGTCATTCAAGGGCTGCAACGTGAAGATACAG GAAATCAACGGGATCTCCTCCTTTGTGCTCACCGTGTTCTTCCCAAGGGCTGGGGGTGCAGGGCTGGTGATGAGGTGTCCACAGAGCACCCCCAAACCTCTTCCCAATGCAGCCTGTGGGGTCACCACTGTGACCTTTGAACTGCCAGAGGGACCCCTAGAGGAGGTCACAATCTCGG ACCGGTCTGGTTTGGAGATGCTGATCAAAGACGCCCCAGATGAATGTGCTTTCTACCTGATGAAGGGAGACGGGAGGAATGTGCTCACAATCTCTTACTATGCTAAGGATGAAGGCTGTCCTCTCCAAACACAG AACAATACCCTGGTCTTCCATGTGACGTACAAGGACGCGGAGGGACGGCCAGGCTCTATAGAGCAGAGGTGTCTCCCATTCGAACCCCCTGCTGTCTGTGGCCCCTCCAGCATGAGTACAGATCTGCCAGAGGGGCCACTAGACCAGGTCTTCATCCTGG ATGGGAAGAACAGCCTGGTTGCTGTGAAGGCCAATGGCAGCTGTGGCTATGGGCTGGTCCAGGGGATTGGGAAGAACTACTTTATGGCTCCTTACGATGCTTGTGATGTGCTGAAACAG AACATTGAAGGCCATGTCCACTACTCTCTGTCCGTTTCCTTCTCTGATGTAAACGAGGTAACTCGCTTGAGGCATATGAAGTGCCGTGTCTTGGCTAAGCGTGagatcctccctcctccctctctccctcccctccctgctggTGTCTCGGTCTCCTGCAGTGAGGGGTGCATGACGGTGCTGCTGCCTGCCGGTCCCCTCGATCTGGTCAAAGTCAAGG ATGACTCCAATAATttggttggggtgcagtctgcaCCAAGTGCGTGTGGCTACACTCTAGAGGAGAAGGCTGGAAAGACCGTCTTGACAGTGTCTTACACAGCCTGCCATGTCAAGACCTTG AATAACTTGTATGTCCTGACGGTGCTCTTCACCCCCTACTCCTCTGACCAGAGGGAGGTGACGGTATCATCCTGCCCTGTACCCCCAAATCCCATCCCCCAAGAAG GCTGTCTGATCCCAGCTGAGCAGCAGCTTCCCTGTGGCCCCTCTAAGCTCTCTCCAGCGCTGTGCCGGGCTAGAGGCTGCTGCATGAACCCCAAAACCCGCCGCTGCTTCTACCCTCTAGAGAGTAAGCACCCCATTCCTCTCCTCCAATAG